A genomic region of Aspergillus oryzae RIB40 DNA, chromosome 1 contains the following coding sequences:
- a CDS encoding uncharacterized protein (predicted protein), whose product MHASSSAPRTMADSEQLNTRVSNNDAPDHSIHIRSRSTAHTQSPKRLSVFSGRSRSNTTTSTTSSRRSPASSMTSMDAASLPSSQDERTYSAGVRSERQESMTKSLFSRGSRILRRQGSKFNIVATLDEEDEMEREKSRFEVSDLFSRHHRSRQSDARKRTFTRMAQSGTHN is encoded by the coding sequence ATGCATGCCTCTAGCTCTGCCCCACGAACCATGGCGGATTCAGAGCAACTCAACACCAGAGTGTCCAACAATGACGCTCCTGATCATTCAATTCATATCCGCTCTCGATCAACTGCCCACACCCAAAGCCCCAAACGTTTGTCTGTCTTCAGCGGTCGTTCCCGGAGCAATACAACTACTTCCACCACATCATCACGCCGCTCCCCCGCCTCTTCCATGACATCTATGGATGCTGCCTCGCTGCCCTCATCTCAAGATGAACGGACTTATTCGGCCGGCGTCCGCTCAGAGCGGCAGGAGAGTATGACTAAATCACTTTTCTCACGCGGAAGCCGTATCCTCCGTCGCCAGGGAAGTAAATTTAATATTGTTGCCAcgctggatgaagaggatgaaatgGAGCGCGAGAAATCCCGGTTTGAGGTCTCAGACCTCTTCAGCCGTCACCACAGGTCGCGGCAGAGCGATGCTCGTAAGCGCACCTTTACGCGAATGGCACAATCTGGTACTCATAACTAA
- a CDS encoding uncharacterized protein (predicted protein), which produces MSSDLDVLPEEEEATHLRETLASSIEETDSRSQSQLSSPETELQSTSVVRPKSDLSVYVTEELSKKVSEALGSPTLPQHHQPEAPQHGQRLGGTVKRTASVRRRATYETIYESWDADIDYCYEHAAESNCNFDWARNSFDEPQQDAIDVRITSSQVDPVNGANKMHLLPAAHLSTSTVPRLDLEPSPPPSFPSAQESLTPSTASCEIEEGGSQRNSDYFQPVSSSMFPSTLGKHLTHDTLYEEYLAGDAESDRHFSFCSQGVIQPMEQPVSPRSSFSPISKCNSEESLILSRAASIVRKHRSSVSTTSVPELVHSLANSRELSTVDQATSGDHSLPSGPGQPEPSYHRQTKSLARDIETQVAFRADGSLILESAGLMPNSGPAIHDRARSSSEVEATKAELPIRGTHRRKGRSSYSLFPSPATSTNVL; this is translated from the coding sequence ATGTCCTCAGATCTTGATGTCCTTccagaggaagaggaggctaCCCATTTAAGGGAAACTTTGGCGTCTAGTATAGAGGAAACGGACTCGCGTTCCCAGTCTCAGCTAAGCTCACCTGAAACTGAGCTGCAGAGCACCTCTGTAGTCAGGCCTAAGTCTGATCTATCCGTATACGTGACTGAAGAATTGTCGAAGAAGGTTTCCGAGGCTCTCGGCTCTCCTACGCTCCCTCAACATCATCAGCCCGAGGCACCGCAGCACGGCCAAAGACTAGGCGGAACGGTGAAGAGAACAGCGTCCGTTCGTCGAAGAGCAACATATGAGACCATCTATGAATCTTGGGATGCCGACATTGACTACTGTTACGAGCATGCAGCAGAGTCAAATTGTAACTTCGACTGGGCTCGTAATTCATTTGATGAACCACAACAGGACGCAATTGACGTCCGCATCACGAGTTCCCAGGTCGATCCCGTGAATGGAGCCAACAAAATGCACCTGCTCCCGGCCGCGCATTTGAGCACTTCCACAGTTCCTAGATTGGATCTGGAGCCTAGTCCGCCCCCTTCGTTTCCCAGCGCGCAAGAATCCTTAACTCCGTCCACCGCAAGTTGTGAAATTGAGGAAGGCGGCTCTCAGCGGAACAGTGATTATTTCCAACCAGTCAGTTCTTCAATGTTTCCATCGACCTTGGGAAAACACTTGACCCATGATACCCTATATGAGGAGTACCTGGCAGGCGATGCTGAATCAGATCGGcacttctccttctgctcaCAAGGAGTGATCCAACCCATGGAACAACCTGTCTCACCCCGGAGTAGTTTCTCTCCGATCAGCAAATGCAACTCTGAAGAGAGCCTAATCTTATCCCGTGCGGCATCAATTGTCCGCAAGCACCGTTCTTCCGTCTCGACCACTAGTGTTCCGGAGCTTGTGCACAGCTTGGCAAATAGCCGAGAGTTGTCCACGGTAGACCAAGCCACCTCAGGCGATCACTCTCTACCCTCCGGGCCTGGACAACCGGAGCCGTCTTATCATCGTCAAACGAAAAGCCTGGCAAGAGATATCGAGACTCAGGTTGCTTTTCGAGCTGATGGCAGTTTGATTCTTGAATCTGCTGGGCTCATGCCAAATTCGGGTCCTGCTATCCATGATCGGGCAAGATCCTCATCTGAAGTAGAGGCGACCAAGGCTGAACTCCCTATCAGAGGAACACATCGGCGAAAGGGCAGATCATCGTACTCGCTCTTTCCGTCTCCCGCAACTTCCACTAACGTGCTGTAG
- a CDS encoding splicing factor ESS-2 family protein (nuclear protein ES2), whose product MSSTSQALAKRHTETSLMPPPPPPKRIKRPATVLNEDVYTNTLSDIIARDYFPGLLEVQVKQEYLEAIDSRDKEWIATSKKRLTDLMLTPERARNRPGSSGPTMTTNPTEDRHAGDTPSGWGGDTPMSIVSMASSSPAQHLKDNNAPSLSNLGLLEFQAKYTSEDNESFNKLLDKQNTKRREKYAWIWSGNKIPSARQIAHYQREVKQIEEQGLNPYQDKQLATKKDLDSRPAKPDSWKARSENSLMFMPSSVEDTLETLQQKAEASSRAGPKRVVCQNTRLPDEGFQAAQDGGALPPLPSISAIKDAIAGRPCPTNSEAGYSGSETPRVNGYAFVDEDEPDYPINIVSKDSHTDFLEDLRLLGTGDKTPNPFQIKENRRREDLHHRIVDRVARKKRAEKVAQETKSPVTMTPRFASSPRLDFGLRTPGRATVGGGGSTKLLTPAAQKLLHRMGNTPRPTESSSSNLKNVWTPTPRRAK is encoded by the coding sequence ATGTCTTCCACATCGCAAGCTTTGGCTAAGCGCCATACCGAAACCAGTCTAAtgccccctcctccccccccGAAACGCATTAAACGACCTGCTACTGTCCTTAACGAAGATGTATATACAAATACCTTATCTGACATCATTGCACGAGACTACTTCCCGGGGCTTCTGGAGGTGCAAGTGAAGCAAGAGTACCTCGAAGCAATCGACTCCAGGGACAAAGAATGGATTGCTACGTCCAAGAAAAGACTTACCGACTTGATGTTGACTCCGGAAAGAGCTCGGAACCGCCCTGGTTCATCGGGCCCCACAATGACAACCAACCCTACAGAAGACAGGCATGCAGGGGATACTCCTTCGGGTTGGGGTGGGGATACGCCAATGTCAATCGTATCCATGGCCTCTTCATCACCCGCTCAGCATTTGAAAGACAATAATGCTCCAAGCCTGTCCAATCTCGGGCTGCTCGAGTTCCAAGCGAAATATACCAGTGAAGATAACGAGTCCTTCAACAAGCTGCTAGACAAGCAAAATACGAAACGTCGAGAAAAATATGCATGGATCTGGAGCGGCAACAAGATCCCGTCCGCGCGACAGATTGCCCATTATCAACGGGAAGTCAAACAAATCGAGGAACAGGGTCTTAATCCCTATCAAGACAAGCAACTAGCAACTAAGAAGGACCTTGACTCTCGGCCCGCGAAACCGGACTCATGGAAGGCCAGATCGGAGAATTCTCTCATGTTCATGCCCTCGTCTGTTGAAGACACTCTCGAGACGCTCCAGCAGAAAGCAGAAGCGTCCTCAAGGGCAGGGCCCAAGCGGGTGGTGTGTCAGAATACCCGACTACCAGATGAGGGGTTTCAAGCTGCACAAGATGGAGGCGCGCTTCCGCCTTTGCCATCAATTTCTGCTATTAAGGATGCTATTGCCGGACGTCCCTGCCCTACTAATTCAGAAGCGGGCTATAGTGGGAGTGAGACGCCACGAGTGAATGGATACGCCTTcgtggatgaagatgaaccaGATTACCCAATAAACATCGTGTCGAAAGACAGTCATACGGACTTTTTAGAGGACCTTCGATTGTTGGGTACAGGTGATAAAACCCCAAATCCGTTTCAAATCAAGGAGAACCGAAGGCGCGaagatctccatcatcgcATAGTAGACCGCGTTgcgagaaagaaacgagCCGAGAAAGTTGCGCAAGAGACTAAATCTCCAGTCACCATGACGCCGCGTTTCGCCAGTAGCCCCCGGCTAGACTTTGGATTGCGTACGCCTGGCAGAGCAACAGTGGGAGGAGGTGGATCAACTAAGTTGTTGACTCCAGCAGCACAAAAACTATTACACCGTATGGGGAACACTCCTCGGCCCACAGAgtcgtcttcatcgaacCTGAAGAATGTATGGACTCCGACTCCACGAAGAGCCAAATAG